The Bryobacteraceae bacterium genome includes a window with the following:
- the efp2 gene encoding elongation factor P 2 encodes MIQATQLRPGMVIKFNNELHSVFSTFHRTPGNLRGFVQAKMRNLRTGAMIEHRFSSEDRVEKAVLEEVEMEYMYDDGEYYYFMNTENFEQIHLTKDELGDGTQYLVPNLRVHVEFYEGKPISVELPPTVDLKVVETEPGLKGASVSNVGKPAKLETGLVVTVPQFVNEGDVIRVNTSEGTYQERVATA; translated from the coding sequence ATGATCCAGGCGACCCAACTGCGCCCGGGGATGGTGATCAAGTTCAACAACGAACTGCACTCGGTCTTTTCCACCTTCCACCGCACGCCCGGCAACCTGCGCGGCTTTGTGCAGGCCAAGATGCGCAATCTGCGCACCGGCGCGATGATCGAACACCGGTTCTCTTCCGAAGACCGCGTGGAAAAAGCCGTGCTCGAAGAAGTCGAGATGGAGTACATGTACGACGACGGCGAGTACTACTATTTCATGAACACGGAGAACTTCGAGCAGATCCACCTGACGAAGGACGAGCTCGGCGACGGAACCCAGTACCTCGTGCCCAACCTCCGCGTCCACGTCGAGTTCTACGAGGGCAAGCCGATCAGCGTCGAGCTGCCGCCCACTGTCGACCTGAAGGTGGTGGAGACCGAACCGGGTCTGAAGGGCGCGAGCGTTTCCAACGTCGGCAAACCCGCCAAACTGGAAACGGGCCTCGTCGTCACGGTGCCGCAGTTCGTCAACGAAGGCGACGTCATCCGCGTGAACACGTCCGAGGGCACTTACCAGGAGCGGGTCGCCACCGCCTGA
- a CDS encoding TIGR00266 family protein, translated as MPYCTSCGSEAVDGARFCARCGAALGAAPVAGAYGYAQAEPLDYTIQGDNLQIVRIRLKPGQEVYAEAGKMIYKTASVQWESRMTGQSIGEKIWGALKRKLMGESLFWTYFRATAPGEVGFAGAYPGRIQAFDLKAGQSILAQRDSFVCAQSSTRVDIAFVKKIGTGLFGGEGFILQKITGPGTAFIHAGGDFVEFELGPGEVLQVDTGCIVAFDESVDYDVQFAGGIKTAIFGGEGLFLATLRGPGRVIIQSLTLEKLRRELSPGQAGGDERGPLESLGGFFRSED; from the coding sequence ATGCCTTATTGCACGAGTTGCGGTTCGGAAGCGGTGGATGGCGCCCGGTTCTGTGCGCGCTGCGGCGCCGCGCTGGGCGCGGCGCCTGTGGCCGGCGCGTACGGATATGCGCAGGCAGAGCCGCTGGATTACACGATCCAGGGAGACAACCTGCAGATCGTCCGCATCCGTCTGAAGCCCGGGCAGGAAGTCTATGCCGAAGCCGGCAAGATGATCTACAAGACCGCATCCGTGCAGTGGGAGAGCCGGATGACGGGGCAATCCATCGGCGAGAAGATCTGGGGCGCGCTGAAACGGAAGCTGATGGGCGAGTCTTTGTTCTGGACGTATTTCCGCGCCACTGCGCCCGGGGAGGTGGGATTCGCCGGCGCCTATCCGGGCAGGATCCAGGCGTTTGACCTGAAAGCAGGCCAGTCCATTCTGGCGCAAAGAGACAGCTTCGTCTGCGCGCAGTCTTCCACCCGCGTCGATATCGCCTTCGTCAAGAAGATCGGAACCGGGCTGTTCGGCGGCGAGGGGTTCATCCTGCAGAAGATTACGGGCCCCGGAACGGCCTTCATCCACGCGGGAGGAGATTTCGTTGAATTCGAGCTCGGGCCGGGCGAGGTGCTCCAGGTCGACACGGGCTGCATTGTGGCCTTCGATGAAAGCGTCGATTACGACGTCCAGTTCGCGGGCGGCATCAAGACGGCCATCTTCGGGGGCGAAGGACTCTTCCTCGCCACCCTGAGGGGTCCGGGCCGCGTCATCATCCAGAGCCTGACGCTCGAAAAGCTGCGCAGGGAGCTCAGTCCCGGCCAGGCGGGCGGAGACGAGAGAGGGCCTCTCGAATCGCTGGGCGGATTTTTCCGCAGCGAGGACTGA
- a CDS encoding HNH endonuclease, whose product MAQSLHSREILNRIREVNVWKRGEKRAPHKPLLILLALGRVMRGEDRLAPFADIEQKLRRLLEEFGLPGHSARPEYPFWYLQSEGLWEIRGAENLARRSGNKEPLVSELRAHEIPGGFPEEIDRAFREDPLLAAEAALTVLQNHFPESLHAEILAAAGLSHILLPRPHEEQILFREAVLDAYGRACALCGYDVRLGRAALGLGAAHIQWRPAGGPDQIANGLALCAIHHRAFDRGAVSLDADYRILVSGRLAGRIGLDEWFRPLAGREARLPQDEALAPSRKFLAWHHENVFWRSATPGDTMAGAAGAGL is encoded by the coding sequence ATGGCGCAGTCGCTCCATTCCCGCGAGATTCTCAATAGAATTCGTGAAGTCAACGTGTGGAAGCGGGGCGAGAAGCGCGCCCCCCACAAGCCTCTGCTGATCCTGCTCGCCCTGGGCCGCGTGATGCGCGGCGAGGACAGGCTGGCCCCATTCGCGGATATCGAACAGAAATTAAGGCGTCTTCTCGAAGAATTCGGCCTGCCGGGCCACTCCGCGCGTCCCGAATATCCCTTCTGGTATCTCCAGAGCGAAGGTCTTTGGGAAATTCGCGGCGCCGAGAATCTCGCCCGGAGAAGCGGCAACAAAGAACCCCTGGTCAGCGAACTTCGCGCGCACGAAATTCCCGGCGGTTTTCCCGAGGAAATCGACCGCGCTTTCCGCGAAGATCCCCTGCTTGCCGCGGAAGCGGCCCTGACCGTCCTGCAGAATCATTTTCCGGAATCCCTGCACGCGGAGATCCTCGCGGCCGCCGGACTGAGCCACATTCTGCTGCCGCGGCCGCACGAAGAACAGATCCTGTTCCGGGAGGCCGTGCTGGACGCTTACGGCCGCGCCTGCGCCCTGTGCGGTTACGACGTCCGGCTCGGCCGCGCCGCGCTCGGGCTGGGCGCGGCGCATATCCAGTGGCGGCCGGCGGGCGGCCCGGATCAGATTGCGAACGGGCTCGCCCTCTGCGCCATCCACCACCGCGCCTTCGACCGCGGCGCTGTCAGCCTCGACGCCGATTACCGCATCCTCGTCTCCGGCCGCCTTGCCGGCCGCATCGGGCTTGACGAGTGGTTCCGGCCGCTCGCCGGACGCGAGGCGCGCCTGCCGCAAGACGAAGCGCTGGCGCCATCGCGGAAATTTCTCGCCTGGCACCACGAGAACGTCTTCTGGCGCTCCGCCACGCCGGGGGACACGATGGCCGGCGCCGCCGGCGCAGGTCTCTGA
- a CDS encoding secretion protein HlyD codes for MPFFRLFSAALASACLLTVLPGCRNNNQPVAKKEGGPAAVRVAKVSQRTIQRAIESVGTLYPFDEAIISAEVDGPLVEVLADLGDQVKEGQVLARISDEEQRYLVAQQEAQLRQSLERLGLKNEDDRLKDIEDAPDVRRARADLFDAESRYKRVRELVDQGIGPPSDLDQALARFQAAQAAYDQTRNQTRNLLQEVERFKAALSLQRKKLRDTVVRAPFAGYVKERQAVVGAYVRANSPLFTLVKIDPIRLRIEVPERMSPWVRPGQDVEITVEAFADRKFAGRVWRISPTVDQTKRTFIVEALIQNPRNELKPGSYARARIQTEKSETITVVPARAVLYVLGANKSFVIKPDSTVDVREVKVGERLPDEVEILEGLEPGETVAVTNLARLTPGMTVKTQEGAPPKT; via the coding sequence ATGCCCTTTTTCCGTCTCTTCTCCGCCGCTCTTGCGAGCGCCTGTCTGCTGACCGTTCTGCCCGGCTGCCGCAACAACAACCAGCCCGTGGCCAAAAAGGAAGGCGGTCCTGCCGCCGTGCGCGTCGCCAAAGTCTCGCAGCGCACCATCCAGCGCGCCATCGAAAGCGTCGGCACGCTGTACCCCTTCGACGAGGCCATCATCAGCGCCGAGGTCGACGGTCCGCTCGTCGAGGTGCTGGCCGATCTCGGCGATCAGGTGAAGGAAGGCCAGGTGTTGGCCCGCATCTCCGACGAGGAGCAGCGCTACCTCGTCGCGCAGCAGGAGGCGCAGCTGCGCCAGTCGCTCGAACGGCTCGGGCTCAAAAACGAAGACGACCGCCTGAAAGACATCGAAGACGCCCCCGACGTCCGCCGCGCCCGCGCCGACCTGTTCGACGCCGAGTCCCGCTACAAACGCGTCCGCGAGCTCGTCGATCAGGGCATCGGCCCGCCGTCCGACCTCGACCAGGCTCTGGCCCGCTTCCAGGCCGCCCAGGCCGCCTACGACCAGACCCGCAACCAGACGCGCAACCTGCTGCAGGAAGTCGAGCGCTTCAAAGCCGCTCTCAGCCTCCAGCGCAAGAAGCTGCGCGACACGGTCGTCCGCGCTCCGTTCGCCGGCTACGTCAAGGAACGCCAGGCCGTCGTGGGCGCCTACGTGCGCGCCAACTCGCCCCTGTTCACGCTGGTCAAAATCGACCCTATACGGCTCCGCATCGAGGTGCCGGAGCGGATGAGCCCGTGGGTCCGGCCGGGGCAGGACGTGGAAATCACCGTCGAGGCGTTCGCGGACCGCAAGTTCGCCGGCCGTGTCTGGCGCATCTCCCCCACCGTCGACCAGACCAAGCGCACATTCATCGTCGAGGCTTTGATCCAGAATCCGCGCAACGAACTCAAGCCCGGCTCCTATGCACGGGCGCGCATTCAGACCGAGAAGTCCGAGACCATCACCGTCGTGCCCGCCCGCGCCGTGCTCTACGTTCTCGGCGCGAACAAGAGTTTCGTCATCAAGCCCGATTCCACTGTCGACGTGCGCGAGGTCAAGGTGGGCGAACGCCTCCCTGACGAGGTCGAAATCCTCGAAGGCCTCGAACCCGGCGAAACCGTCGCTGTCACCAACCTCGCCCGCCTCACGCCCGGCATGACGGTCAAAACGCAGGAAGGCGCGCCGCCGAAGACCTGA
- the ribA gene encoding riboflavin biosynthesis protein RibBA, translating into MTGTYHGAFLLCCPPLADNEKRNSMPFASIPDAIEAFRRGEMLVVVDDEDRENEGDLTLAAEFATPEAINFMAKYGRGLICLALAPEICDRLNLPLMSARNTSQFGTAFCEAIDAATGVTTGISAADRARTIQVAIHPDAKPADLARPGHVFPLRAREGGVLVRSGQTEAAVDLARLAGLRPGGVICEIMNDDGSMARVPELERFCAEHGLLMISVADLIRYRLEHERIVRRAAEGLLKTDIGEFRTISYASSIDPETHLALVYGEPWLRDIALVRMHSRCTYGDVFHSIECDCHRILRAALEKIAAEGAGVLVYLHQTGPGIRQIDPDPAGGLPRLISHTRAYMHYASPAGQRLLQHETGIGAQILSDLGLRKIRLLTNHPRKVVALEGFNIEIVDQQPL; encoded by the coding sequence ATGACCGGAACCTATCACGGCGCGTTCCTGCTTTGCTGCCCGCCGCTCGCCGATAATGAAAAGCGGAACTCTATGCCCTTTGCCTCCATCCCGGACGCCATTGAGGCGTTCCGCCGCGGCGAAATGCTCGTCGTGGTCGACGACGAGGACCGCGAGAACGAAGGCGACCTCACTCTGGCCGCGGAATTCGCCACCCCGGAAGCCATCAACTTCATGGCCAAGTACGGCCGCGGCCTCATCTGCCTTGCTCTGGCGCCCGAGATCTGCGACCGGCTGAACCTCCCGCTGATGTCGGCGCGCAACACGTCGCAGTTCGGCACCGCGTTCTGCGAAGCCATCGACGCCGCCACCGGCGTCACCACCGGCATCTCCGCCGCCGACCGCGCCCGCACCATTCAGGTCGCCATCCATCCCGACGCAAAGCCGGCCGACCTCGCGCGCCCGGGCCATGTCTTCCCCCTCCGCGCCCGCGAAGGCGGCGTGCTCGTCCGCTCCGGCCAGACCGAAGCGGCCGTGGATCTGGCCCGCCTCGCCGGCCTGCGCCCGGGCGGCGTCATCTGCGAAATCATGAACGACGACGGCTCCATGGCCCGCGTCCCGGAGCTCGAACGCTTCTGCGCCGAACACGGCCTGCTGATGATCTCCGTCGCCGACCTCATCCGCTACCGCCTCGAGCACGAGCGCATCGTCCGCCGCGCGGCCGAGGGCTTGCTCAAAACCGACATCGGCGAGTTCCGCACCATCTCCTACGCCTCCTCCATCGATCCGGAAACCCACCTCGCTCTCGTGTACGGCGAACCGTGGCTGCGCGACATCGCGCTCGTCCGCATGCACTCGCGTTGCACCTATGGCGACGTCTTCCATTCGATCGAGTGCGACTGTCACCGCATCCTGCGCGCGGCTCTGGAAAAGATCGCCGCCGAAGGCGCCGGCGTCCTCGTGTATCTGCATCAGACCGGTCCCGGCATCCGCCAGATCGACCCCGACCCCGCGGGCGGCCTGCCCCGCCTCATCTCCCACACCCGCGCCTATATGCACTACGCCTCGCCCGCCGGCCAGCGGCTGCTCCAGCACGAAACCGGCATCGGCGCCCAGATCCTGTCCGACCTCGGCCTGAGAAAAATCCGCCTGCTGACGAACCACCCCCGCAAGGTCGTCGCGCTCGAAGGCTTCAACATCGAAATCGTCGATCAGCAGCCTCTCTGA
- a CDS encoding beta-glucuronidase — MQIPVVCTLAFLACAAAAQSIPRPEHPQPQFMRPEWRTLNGTWQFAFDDKDEGLGAGWHLTAQPFTRNIVVPFCFESKLSGIGDTSFHPVVWYRRQFEIPAGWKGRRVLLHFGAVDYKATVWVNGQIAGEHEGGNTPFRFDITPMLKAGANTVVVRAWDPPEDRAIPRGKQYWEPKSRSIFYTRTTGIWQSVWLEAAGESWLESVRIAPKLDGTVTFHARAARPQAGLTLHVTVKSGDQVVASGAGSLSDTKYLDAAAFVRNPRLWTLERPHLYDAVLELKKGAETLDTVQSYFGFREVSIENGRFCLNHRPVYLKFLLDQGYWPESLLTPPSDEAIQYDIRMSKEMGFNGVRKHQKVEDPRFLYWADKMGFLVSGEMANAYLYDEQYVARFLREWTEAVERDINHPSVVMWAPLNESWGVPDMRDPRQQAHLRTLYHLTKSLDPTRPVIDNEGWEHVETTDLYAVHDYAPNHDALYSRWAKVEVKPGAALPPNGRPYAAPGFQYNGAPLYLSEFGGIAYILPGMQAPESAWGYSGVEKTAEDALKRLEGLYEAIAKLPFMGICYTQITDVEQEINGLMTYDRKPKFDPKRIKALNDRLR, encoded by the coding sequence ATGCAGATCCCGGTTGTTTGCACCCTGGCGTTCCTTGCCTGCGCGGCGGCGGCGCAATCGATTCCGCGGCCGGAGCATCCGCAGCCGCAGTTCATGCGCCCGGAGTGGCGCACGCTGAACGGAACGTGGCAGTTCGCCTTCGACGACAAAGACGAAGGGCTGGGGGCCGGATGGCATCTGACGGCGCAGCCGTTCACGCGGAACATTGTGGTGCCGTTCTGTTTTGAAAGCAAGCTGAGCGGCATCGGGGACACCTCGTTCCACCCGGTGGTCTGGTACCGGCGGCAGTTCGAAATTCCGGCCGGCTGGAAGGGCAGGCGCGTGCTGCTGCACTTCGGCGCCGTGGACTACAAGGCCACGGTGTGGGTGAACGGACAGATTGCGGGCGAGCATGAAGGGGGCAACACGCCGTTCCGGTTCGACATCACGCCGATGCTGAAGGCGGGAGCGAACACGGTGGTGGTCCGCGCGTGGGATCCGCCGGAGGACCGGGCCATTCCGCGGGGCAAGCAGTACTGGGAGCCGAAGTCGCGCAGCATCTTTTACACGCGGACGACCGGCATCTGGCAGAGCGTGTGGCTGGAGGCGGCGGGCGAAAGCTGGCTGGAGTCCGTGCGGATTGCGCCGAAGCTGGATGGCACGGTGACGTTCCACGCGCGGGCGGCGCGGCCGCAGGCGGGGCTGACGCTCCACGTGACGGTGAAGTCGGGCGATCAGGTGGTGGCGTCGGGCGCGGGGAGCCTTTCGGACACGAAGTATCTGGACGCGGCGGCGTTCGTGCGGAATCCGCGGCTGTGGACGCTGGAGCGGCCGCATCTGTATGACGCCGTGCTCGAGCTGAAGAAGGGCGCCGAGACGCTCGACACCGTGCAGTCGTATTTCGGATTCCGGGAAGTGTCGATCGAAAACGGCCGGTTCTGTCTGAATCATCGTCCCGTGTATCTGAAGTTCCTGCTCGATCAGGGCTACTGGCCGGAGAGCCTGCTGACGCCGCCGTCGGACGAAGCGATTCAGTACGACATCCGGATGTCGAAGGAGATGGGCTTCAACGGAGTACGGAAGCACCAGAAGGTGGAAGATCCGCGGTTCCTGTACTGGGCCGACAAAATGGGCTTCCTGGTGAGCGGGGAGATGGCGAATGCGTACCTGTACGACGAGCAGTACGTGGCCCGCTTCCTGCGGGAGTGGACGGAAGCCGTGGAGCGCGACATCAACCATCCGTCGGTGGTGATGTGGGCGCCGCTGAACGAGAGCTGGGGCGTGCCTGACATGCGCGACCCGCGCCAGCAGGCGCATCTGCGCACGCTCTATCACCTGACGAAGTCGCTCGATCCCACGCGCCCGGTGATCGACAACGAGGGCTGGGAGCACGTGGAGACGACGGACCTGTACGCGGTGCACGACTACGCTCCGAACCATGATGCGCTGTACAGCCGGTGGGCGAAGGTGGAAGTGAAGCCCGGGGCGGCGCTGCCGCCGAACGGCCGGCCGTATGCGGCGCCGGGCTTCCAGTACAACGGCGCGCCGCTGTATCTGAGCGAGTTCGGCGGCATCGCCTACATCCTGCCGGGCATGCAGGCGCCGGAGTCGGCGTGGGGCTATTCGGGCGTCGAGAAGACGGCGGAAGACGCGCTGAAACGCCTGGAGGGGCTGTACGAGGCCATCGCGAAGCTGCCGTTCATGGGCATCTGCTACACGCAGATCACCGACGTCGAGCAGGAGATCAACGGGCTGATGACCTACGACCGCAAGCCGAAGTTCGACCCGAAGAGAATCAAGGCGCTGAACGACCGGCTGCGCTGA
- a CDS encoding acyltransferase gives MQPAQILHRLKGSFRVPVRVHSSRGRKARRIAEDLLFSGLRGLMQSARRMEGGNVFDRLLQALEIELAVPPGDWERIPESGPLVVAANHPTGLLDGAIAASLCLRRRPDVRILVNHLLPSHEEIDPYLIRVDPYGRAGSVSNNRGAMREAVRWLKKGGALIVFPAGDVSRIDWKHWAVEDPEWNPSIARLIRAGGAAALPLHIRAGNSPVFHLLGAVHPRLKTVRLPFEMLNKRGAAVRVRVGMPVPLRKLAQLDDAALMAHLRARSILLGKCSSAPLPQPPPAGERAAAAAVTPSLLERSLRRRCLVETPEWAVTAFQASEDPELMREIGRLRELTFRAAGEGTGREIDIDRFDGHYDQLVLWNLKDGAIAGGYRIGATQAILPAHGPAGLYTSTLFRYQPEFFRRLGPAAELGRSFVCPEYQKLYMPLLMLWQGIGAWIVRHPDCRYLFGPVSISDTYAPASRLLLSTALLETAGEPALARLVRPRRPLRSPEAGAVRREWRRLRLSEPEQLSELVASLEPDGKGMPVLLRQYLKLGGRLLAFNVDRHFSNTLDGLILVDLLRTEPQLLQRYLTAEGAKKFLMYWQEKERVKAAS, from the coding sequence GTGCAGCCTGCCCAGATTCTTCACCGCCTGAAAGGCAGTTTCCGGGTTCCGGTCCGGGTGCATTCGAGCCGCGGGCGGAAGGCGCGGCGCATCGCCGAGGACCTGCTGTTTTCCGGGCTGCGTGGGTTGATGCAGTCCGCGCGCCGGATGGAAGGCGGTAACGTCTTCGACCGGCTTCTCCAGGCGCTGGAAATCGAGCTTGCCGTGCCTCCCGGCGATTGGGAGCGGATCCCGGAAAGCGGTCCGCTGGTCGTGGCCGCCAACCATCCGACCGGACTGCTCGATGGCGCCATCGCCGCCAGCCTCTGCCTGCGAAGGCGCCCGGATGTGCGCATTCTCGTCAACCACCTGCTGCCCTCGCACGAGGAGATCGACCCTTATCTGATCCGGGTGGATCCCTACGGACGCGCGGGCAGCGTGTCGAACAACCGCGGCGCCATGCGCGAGGCGGTGCGTTGGCTGAAGAAAGGCGGCGCCCTGATCGTGTTTCCCGCCGGCGACGTGTCGCGGATCGACTGGAAGCACTGGGCGGTGGAGGATCCCGAGTGGAATCCCTCCATTGCGCGGCTTATCCGCGCCGGCGGCGCCGCAGCGCTGCCGCTTCATATCCGCGCGGGCAACAGTCCGGTGTTTCATCTGCTGGGCGCCGTTCACCCGCGGCTGAAGACGGTCCGCCTTCCGTTCGAGATGCTGAACAAACGCGGCGCGGCTGTGCGCGTGCGGGTGGGCATGCCTGTCCCGTTGCGGAAGCTGGCGCAGCTCGACGACGCGGCGCTGATGGCGCACCTGCGGGCCCGAAGCATTTTGTTGGGAAAATGTTCTTCCGCGCCCCTGCCGCAGCCGCCCCCTGCCGGGGAACGCGCTGCGGCCGCGGCGGTCACGCCGTCCCTGCTCGAGCGGTCCCTGCGCCGGCGCTGCCTGGTCGAAACACCGGAGTGGGCTGTGACCGCATTCCAGGCTTCGGAAGACCCGGAACTGATGCGCGAGATCGGCCGTCTCCGCGAACTGACCTTCCGGGCGGCAGGCGAAGGCACGGGACGCGAGATCGACATCGACCGCTTCGACGGCCACTACGATCAGCTTGTTCTGTGGAATCTCAAGGACGGGGCGATCGCCGGGGGGTACCGGATCGGCGCCACGCAGGCGATCCTTCCCGCGCACGGACCGGCGGGGCTTTATACATCCACTCTTTTCCGTTACCAGCCGGAGTTCTTCCGGCGGCTCGGTCCCGCGGCGGAGCTGGGCCGCTCGTTCGTCTGCCCGGAATACCAGAAGCTCTACATGCCTCTGCTGATGCTGTGGCAGGGCATCGGTGCATGGATCGTGCGTCATCCCGACTGCCGCTACCTGTTCGGTCCGGTCAGCATCAGCGACACGTACGCGCCGGCGTCGCGCCTGCTGCTGTCCACGGCGCTGCTGGAAACCGCCGGCGAACCCGCGCTGGCGCGGCTCGTGCGCCCGCGCCGTCCTCTGCGCTCCCCCGAAGCGGGCGCCGTGCGGCGCGAGTGGCGGCGGCTGCGGCTGAGCGAGCCGGAGCAGCTCTCGGAACTGGTCGCTTCGCTCGAGCCCGACGGCAAGGGCATGCCCGTGCTGCTGCGCCAATACCTCAAGCTCGGCGGACGCCTGCTGGCGTTCAACGTGGACCGGCACTTTTCGAATACGCTGGACGGTCTGATCCTCGTCGATCTGCTGCGTACTGAACCCCAGCTTCTTCAGCGCTACCTCACAGCCGAGGGCGCAAAGAAGTTCCTCATGTACTGGCAGGAAAAGGAGCGCGTGAAGGCGGCTTCCTGA
- a CDS encoding hypothetical protein (possible pseudo, internal stop codon), with amino-acid sequence MWRFTRNNGITEGFHTVMELINRQAFGFRNFENDRMRVEVLCG; translated from the coding sequence ATGTGGCGCTTCACCCGCAACAACGGCATCACCGAAGGCTTCCACACCGTCATGGAGCTCATCAACCGCCAGGCCTTCGGCTTCCGAAACTTCGAAAATGACAGGATGCGCGTCGAAGTCTTATGTGGTTGA
- the egl2 gene encoding endoglucanase, whose translation MLCIAAAALCAEAADGQAGAVRVNQAGYLPEAEKVAVAATDGKAREFVVREAATGRVVFRGELAAPVRDADSGDTVQHADFSALRKPGRYMAEVPGVGTSFAFEIGPRVYDSVFHLAMRSFYGQRCGTAVDLGPRFPGYRYEACHREGGWHPSSGKEGKAPSVKGWHDAGDYGRYVVNSGIASGTLLWTYELYGGKTGKVRLDIPESGNKTPDILDEIRWNLEWMLTMQDADGGVWHKQTTEKFCGFVMPHEDTMTSYVVGTGTAPFKSTCATADFAAVMAIAARLYGPFDADFARTARKAAERAWSWAEQNPSVLFSNPKGVSTGAYGDRDCSDERLWAAAELWRTTRAEKYQAYFLANWEKFAAHIAADRPPAWPQVAPLGLWGWALGNGPGAEKIRPLILEAADRLAARTRENGYRVSLMTKDYIWGSNSVAANYAMQLLVAHRIQPKPEYRTAALDNLHYLLGRNTLSLSFVTRVGANPFRHPHHRPSGADRNAEPWPGLLAGGPNARRQDPAMKKLPDGLPPAKMYLDEEESYATNEVAINWNAPLVFLLAGAMSGR comes from the coding sequence ATGTTGTGTATTGCTGCGGCGGCGCTTTGCGCGGAGGCCGCTGACGGGCAGGCGGGCGCGGTGCGGGTGAATCAGGCGGGCTATCTGCCGGAAGCTGAGAAGGTGGCGGTGGCGGCGACGGACGGCAAGGCACGGGAGTTCGTGGTGCGCGAGGCTGCGACGGGCCGCGTCGTGTTCCGCGGTGAGCTGGCGGCGCCGGTGCGGGACGCTGACAGCGGCGACACGGTGCAGCATGCCGATTTCTCCGCGTTGCGCAAGCCAGGGCGGTACATGGCCGAGGTTCCCGGCGTTGGGACGAGCTTCGCTTTCGAGATCGGGCCGCGCGTGTACGACTCCGTGTTCCATCTTGCCATGCGCTCTTTCTACGGGCAGCGGTGCGGGACGGCGGTCGATCTGGGGCCGCGGTTTCCGGGCTACCGGTATGAAGCGTGCCACCGCGAAGGCGGCTGGCACCCGTCGTCCGGGAAGGAAGGGAAGGCGCCTTCCGTGAAAGGTTGGCACGACGCGGGCGACTACGGGCGTTATGTGGTGAATTCGGGCATCGCCTCGGGAACCCTGCTGTGGACTTACGAGTTGTACGGCGGAAAGACAGGGAAAGTCCGCCTGGATATTCCAGAATCAGGGAATAAAACACCAGATATTCTTGATGAAATCCGGTGGAACCTGGAGTGGATGCTCACGATGCAGGATGCGGACGGAGGCGTGTGGCACAAACAGACGACGGAGAAATTCTGCGGCTTCGTCATGCCCCACGAAGACACGATGACGAGCTACGTCGTCGGAACGGGGACCGCGCCATTCAAGAGCACCTGCGCCACGGCCGATTTCGCCGCGGTGATGGCCATTGCAGCGCGCCTCTACGGGCCCTTCGACGCGGACTTCGCGAGGACGGCCCGCAAGGCGGCGGAGAGAGCCTGGAGCTGGGCGGAACAGAATCCATCCGTCCTGTTTTCGAATCCGAAAGGGGTTTCCACGGGCGCATACGGCGACCGGGACTGTTCGGATGAGCGGCTCTGGGCCGCAGCCGAGCTGTGGCGGACGACGAGGGCGGAAAAATACCAGGCGTATTTCCTGGCCAATTGGGAAAAATTCGCGGCCCACATCGCCGCCGACCGGCCGCCCGCGTGGCCGCAGGTGGCTCCGCTGGGGCTGTGGGGCTGGGCGCTCGGCAACGGTCCCGGCGCGGAGAAGATCCGGCCGCTGATTCTGGAGGCTGCGGACCGGCTGGCTGCCCGCACGCGGGAGAACGGCTACCGGGTCAGCCTGATGACGAAAGACTACATCTGGGGCTCGAACAGCGTGGCGGCGAATTATGCGATGCAGCTGCTGGTGGCGCACCGCATTCAGCCGAAGCCCGAGTACCGGACGGCGGCGCTCGACAACCTGCACTATCTTCTCGGACGCAATACGCTTTCGCTGTCCTTTGTCACGCGGGTGGGGGCCAATCCATTCCGGCATCCGCATCACCGGCCGTCCGGCGCCGACAGGAATGCGGAGCCGTGGCCGGGACTGCTGGCAGGAGGCCCGAATGCGCGGCGGCAGGATCCGGCCATGAAGAAGCTGCCCGACGGGCTGCCGCCGGCGAAGATGTACCTGGACGAAGAAGAGTCGTATGCGACCAACGAAGTGGCGATCAACTGGAATGCGCCGCTCGTGTTCCTGCTGGCGGGAGCGATGAGCGGGCGCTGA